The DNA window CAAACAGGTATATCAGTTGGAAGGAGGTATCATAGAGTACACCCGCAAGGCTCAGGAACTCGGTCTGGACAATCGTTTCAAAGGGAAGAACTTCGTCTTCGATGAGAGAAAGGCCGAGCGGATATCCGATGATGTCATCGCGGTCTGTCATCAATGCGGTACGGCATGCGATGAGCATATTAATTGTGCCAATGCAGCCTGTCATCTTCTATTCATTCAGTGCCCGGATTGTGCCAAGAAATTCCATCAGACCTGTTCAGAGGAGTGTGCACACATCGTTCAACTTCCTGAGGAGGAACAAGCGGAATTGAGGAAAGGCAAGTCTGCAGGGAAAGCACAGTTCAACAAAGGGCGCTCGGATGCGCTTCGCTACAAGAAACCCAAGGATGCATCAATTAGAGCCTCATTATAACTGGAGGAATTTCTATATCTCCGAAGAAGACCCGGGCTCTCCGTTCTTCGAGCAGGTCTACAACGAATTCGAATACACGACCCAGATCTACGGGTATTACATCCATCCCCAATGGGATAGTATCGGATCGAGCACCTTGTTCCTCAAGGTGATCTTCTGCGACTATGACAGGGGCTCGGCCATCATCGAACTCATAGGAGAGTGGAACGATGTCCTGTATAACGATGTCATGTATCTCAAGCGAGAACTCATCGATGTGATGATCGGTCAAGGAGTCAGCAAGTTCCTGCTCATCGGGGAGAATGTCATGAATTTCCACCACTCAGAGGAGGATTACTACGAGGAGTGGTTCGAGGAGGTGGCCGATCAGGATGGCTATATCGCCTTGCTCAATTTCCGTCCGCATGTATTGACCGAGATGGAGCAAGGTAATATCGATTCCTATTTCCTAGTGGGAGGTAAGTTGAATGATCTGGCTTGGCGCCATCAAGATCCCGATAAGCTCCTCGATCGGGTCGACTCCCTGGTCATGAAGCGGCTAGGCACCTCTATCTGAAAGCCACGAGCATCTCCCGTTTACCTGGAGGTCCAGGCACTTTCTCCACTTCGAACCCTACAGATTGCATCGCCCTGCGTACATCTCCTTTGCTGCTGTAGGTGCTCAGTACAGCTCCTTTTTCCATAACTCCATACAACCGCTCGAACATCTCCTCATTCCACAACTCAGGCTGGGTCCCGGGTCCAAAGGCATCGAAATAGACCCCGTGCACGCCTTCTGGGAAATCAGCTTGAAGGAAATCTTCCTGATGTTTCACCAAGGTGAGATGATCTCCGATGGTCAAGGGTGCATCCCACGATGAAGCATGCATCTGTATGAACGAGCTTTTGAGATCCTCACAATCCAACAATCGGCAATAGTCCAATTGCGAGTAGATCGCTTCCGGCAAGGGAAAGGCTTCATAGGTATGGTAGGTAGTGTGAATGCCATTGTCCATGGCAAAGATCAGGCTCAATAGGGCATTGAGTCCGGTTCCAAAACCGATCTCTATCAATGTTATTTCTCTGTGACCGATGCGCTGTAGACAGTGCTCGATGAATACGTGTTCGGATTCTTGGATAGCTCCATGGATGCTATGGAAATGGGACTTGAAGTGATGGCTGTACAAGGTCGGGGAACCATCTGCAGAGGGTTCTATTCGCCATTCTTGATCAGCAACCTTTTTCATGGATTCCTATTAGCATAGAGCTATGGACAAGAATAAGCCATTTGAAGATTTATTGACTTACGAGAAGCCTTTTCAGGCCCTAAATTTGTCTTTCCAAAAAATCACTGGATGTTGCAACGTACCTTATCGATTCTCGCCCTGACCTTACCCACCTTGTTACTGGCCCAGCACTGGGCTGATATCATGGATGATAAATCCATGAATTTCTATGAGAAACAGGCCGCATTCGAAGAATATTGGGATGGAAAGGAATATGAGAAAGGGAAAGGCTATAAGCAATTCAAACGCTGGGAATGGTTCTGGGAACCTCGTGTAGATGCCCAGGGGCAGTTCCCCGATCCACAGCATACATGGAAGGAGTGGGAGCGATTTCAGAAAGAGAATAAGAGCAGAAGCATCGGAAAGAGCAACGCGGATTGGAATCCTATCGGACCCAGTGAGCTTAGTTTTGTGAGTTCCAGTCCCGGTATCGGGCGTACCTCTGAAGTAGCCGAGGATCC is part of the Flavobacteriales bacterium genome and encodes:
- the mnmD gene encoding tRNA (5-methylaminomethyl-2-thiouridine)(34)-methyltransferase MnmD, with protein sequence MKKVADQEWRIEPSADGSPTLYSHHFKSHFHSIHGAIQESEHVFIEHCLQRIGHREITLIEIGFGTGLNALLSLIFAMDNGIHTTYHTYEAFPLPEAIYSQLDYCRLLDCEDLKSSFIQMHASSWDAPLTIGDHLTLVKHQEDFLQADFPEGVHGVYFDAFGPGTQPELWNEEMFERLYGVMEKGAVLSTYSSKGDVRRAMQSVGFEVEKVPGPPGKREMLVAFR